DNA from Streptomyces sp. NBC_01476:
GGTGGGCGTCCGGGTCGGCGGCGGGCCCTGTGTCCGGGTCGCCGTCCGGGCCCGCCTCGGTGTCCAGCGGGTCGCCCGGCTCCTCCAGCGTCTCCAGGCCGGGCAGCGCCTCCAGCGCGTCGAGGCGGTCGATCGCGTCCAGGCCGTCGGCGGCGGCCGAGCCGGCGCCCTCCTGCGGCCCGTCACCGGGGGGCGGTTCGGTGTGCGGGGCACCGGAGTGCCCGCCGTCGTCCGCGGGGTGGGAGTCCTGGGCGGCGGCCTCGTCCGCGGCCGGGAACCGCGGTCGCTCCGGGGGCAGCTCCGGGTCGTCCACCACCGCGGACCAGGCCGCGTCGGAGGCCGGCGGGTGCGCGGGCAGCCACGGCCCGGGGTCGCCCGCGTCCGGGCCGGTGAAGGGCATCGCCCACTGGCCGGTGAGGTGCCCGCCCGACGCCTCCGGAAGCGGTTCCGCGGCCCTGGCGTGCCCGGCCTGGGCTTCGGCGGCCGACCTGGCCTGTGCGGCGGCCTCGGCCTGCGCGGCCTGGGCGGCGGCGGCCCCCTGTCCGAACATGCCGGCCGGGAAGGACTGGGTGGCGGACGGGGGCGGCGGCGCCGGGTCCCAGGGCCCGGTGTAGGCGCCGACCGAGAACTCCCCCGAGTCCGTCTCCTCCCTGATGACCGGGATCGACCACTGGGTGGCCGGATCGGCCTCGCCGGTCCCCGGTCCGGCCGGGCCGTGGGCGCTCAGCGGGTCCTCGCCCGGCAGCGGCTCTGGCGGCAGCTGCGCGGCGAAGGAGACGTGCATGGTCTGGTCGGGGTCGTAGTCCCCGCCCCCGGGCACGGGCTGCCAGGCCCCGGAGTTGCCGGGCGCGCCCGGCGCGTGCGGCTGGTCGGTCATGCCAGGGCCCTCCCGAGCGCTCGGCGGGACAGTGCGGCCACGGTACGCCGCAGCTGGACGGCGGCCGGCGGCAGTTCCACCCCGGGCTGGTCCGGGATGCAGGCGGCGGCGACATATTCCCCGAACGCGGTGCACGCCTCGGGTGCGATGCTGCGCTCGCCGTCCCAGTCGATCAGCCCGGCGACCCAGTGCTCGGCCTCCAGCGGGCGCAGCGGCACCGGGGCCACCGCGCCGACCGCGCAGCGCACCTGGCGGCGGGCCGGGTCCACCACGAGGGCGACGGAGGCGACCGCGCGGCCGGGGCCGGTGCGGTTGGTGGCCTTGAGGAAGGTCTGCGGCGCGTGCAGCAGCGGGATCCGGACGAAGGCCAGCAACTCGCCGGGGCGCAGCGGGTCCATGCCGGTGAGCAGGTGACTGACCGGCAGTTCGCGGTCGCCTTCGGGACCGGCGAGGATCACGCTCGCCTCCAGCGCGGCCAGCACCGGCAGCGAGTCGCCGGTGGGCGCGGCCGAGACGATGTTGCCGCCGAGGGTCCCGGCGTTGCGGATCTGCGGGGGTCCTGCCGACCGGGAGGCGGCGGCCAGCGCGGGGATCAGCGCGGCGAAGTCGGGGCGGCCCATGCGCGCGTGGGTGAGGCCCGCGCCGAGCAGCGCGGCCCCGTCGGCGTACTGCCAGCCGCGGATCTCGCTGATCCGGCCGAGGCCGACGAGCGCGGCGGGGCGCAGCAGCCCGGAGTTGACCGACGCCATCAGGTCGGTGCCCCCCGCGACGGGCACCGCGCTGGGCATGGCGGCGAGCGCTTCCACCGCCTCGTCGAGCGAGGACGGCAGGGTGACGTTCTCCGCCGTCTGCCGTGCATACGTGCTCACGCAGCTGCCCCTTCCCGGCCTTCCTCCGTCACGCGGTAGCCGTACCGTACGTGCTGACAGCCCGGACGTGGCAACTCTGGCACATGTTCCACGGTGGCCGACGCGAGGGTCCTTGAAGTACCGATCCGCCCACAGCGGGGTTGATCGCACGACTCCACCGATATTGGTCGCTGTGCCGGAATTGCCATCTTCCGGGCTTGTTGACACGGTACGCGTCCACGGTGCCAGCTCGTCACGGAGCCTGTGGATAACTTCCGCCCCGCGTCACACGATCGGGGGCGGCCCGGCCTTGGGACGGCCCACGACCCCGGGGCGGCGCTGCCACGGCAGCGGTCCGCCGGCCGGCCGGTACTCCACCCCGAGGGCGTCGAGCCGGGCGTAGTGGACGGCCATCCGGCGCTCGAAGTCCGGCCAGTCGCGCGCGGCCGGCTCCGGCAGCGCGGACCAGGCGACCTCGGCGAAGGCGGCGAGCCGCGGGAAGGCCATGTAGTCCAGCACCCGTACCGAGTCCATCACTTCGGTCCAGATGTTGGCCTGGGTGCCGATCACGCGGGCGGCCTCGTCCTCGGTCAGTTCCTGCGGCACCGGCTCGAACCGGTAGACGTCCTCCAGCGTGCGGGCGTGCGCGATCGGCACCGGCTCGTCCGGCGACTCCGACTGCCGCCAGTCCAGGTAGACATGGCTCTGCGGGCACATCACCACGTCGTGCCCGGCCCTGGCCGCCGCGACACCGCCCGCGTAGCCCCGCCAGGAGGCCACGGCCGCGCCGGGCGCCAGCCCGCCCTCCAGGATCTCGTCCCAGCCGATCAGCCGGCGGCCGCGTTCGGCGAGCCAGTTGTCGAAGTGCCGGATCAGCCAGCTCTGCAGCTCGTCCTCGTCGGCGAGGTCCAGCTCCTTG
Protein-coding regions in this window:
- a CDS encoding FAD binding domain-containing protein; the encoded protein is MSTYARQTAENVTLPSSLDEAVEALAAMPSAVPVAGGTDLMASVNSGLLRPAALVGLGRISEIRGWQYADGAALLGAGLTHARMGRPDFAALIPALAAASRSAGPPQIRNAGTLGGNIVSAAPTGDSLPVLAALEASVILAGPEGDRELPVSHLLTGMDPLRPGELLAFVRIPLLHAPQTFLKATNRTGPGRAVASVALVVDPARRQVRCAVGAVAPVPLRPLEAEHWVAGLIDWDGERSIAPEACTAFGEYVAAACIPDQPGVELPPAAVQLRRTVAALSRRALGRALA
- a CDS encoding 2Fe-2S iron-sulfur cluster-binding protein, producing MTDQPHAPGAPGNSGAWQPVPGGGDYDPDQTMHVSFAAQLPPEPLPGEDPLSAHGPAGPGTGEADPATQWSIPVIREETDSGEFSVGAYTGPWDPAPPPPSATQSFPAGMFGQGAAAAQAAQAEAAAQARSAAEAQAGHARAAEPLPEASGGHLTGQWAMPFTGPDAGDPGPWLPAHPPASDAAWSAVVDDPELPPERPRFPAADEAAAQDSHPADDGGHSGAPHTEPPPGDGPQEGAGSAAADGLDAIDRLDALEALPGLETLEEPGDPLDTEAGPDGDPDTGPAADPDAHPDAHPDTGAADEAEPAVVPEPLPETRSEHPLASYMLRVNGTERPVTDAWLGESLLYVLRERLGLAGAKDGCEQGECGACSVQVDGRLVASCLVPAATAAGSEVRTVEGLTVDGRPSDVQAALAESGAVQCGFCIPGMAMTVHDLLEGNHKPTDLDIRQALSGNLCRCSGYRGVIDAVRQVVATRDTDDDPAFSDEARVPHQGGPAASGGAA